The Cucurbita pepo subsp. pepo cultivar mu-cu-16 chromosome LG08, ASM280686v2, whole genome shotgun sequence genome contains a region encoding:
- the LOC111799868 gene encoding E3 ubiquitin-protein ligase PRT6-like, whose translation MDDMDTCSPSESAPLKPRDRIVLRLAVLGVPDELLDQLQPGLVSFVKDNKYLIPQLVSVILPTDVEVVKAIREAKAGSKKSVTGPTMKNQFRESMTWLQWLMFEGEPASALKNLSKMSVGQRGVCGAVWGHNDIAYRCRTCEHDPTCAICVPCFQSGNHKDHDYSIIHTGGGCCDCGDVTAWKREGFCSKHKGAEQIQPLPEEFVKSVEPILDVLFTCWKNKLLSAEYISVEDSKLSDRVTEHKKVANELTFAVVEMLLDFCKYSESLLSFVSKRVISSAGLLDVLVGLERLLTESVVKKVHELLLKLLGEPAFKYEFAKVFLNYYPNVISEAIEDNSDHVLKKYPLLPTFSVQIFTVPTLAPRLVEEMNLLSILLGCLEDIFISCSSKNGRLQVIKWSNLCETTIRVAEDVRFVMSHAVVPRYVIYEQQDILRTWLRLLTFVQGMDPQKRETGIHIEEENENIHLPFGLDHSVANIHSLLVNEAFSAASSSSSSSEDTADAMSFQTYKPNPDDIDSVRYAKVGRLSQESAACSLLGKSTTSTSASKVDEVRLDTISPTITRLTYECLKTIDSWLGTENASGGISNMFDEYIRMAPSCIFYSSRKTSALEPKKMSSKMGKGKLARRSKDHNSQYSSRMYSGLQMSIDIEHGISHGEDNQLMDMTNDTVTVEDYAMEIDALDYLSMSSWPNIVFDVSSQDISIHIPLHRLLSLLLQKALRSCFSESVVTNATGASSSNLSSESVDFFRSVLTDCHPYGFSSFVMEHPLRIKVFCAEVNAGAWRRNGDAALLSCELYRSVRWSEQCLELDLFLLQCCAAMSPPDFYVSRILERFQLSDYLSLNVESPSEYEPILVKEMLTLIIQVVNERRFCGLTVAESLKRELIYKLAIGDATHSQLVKALPRDLSKCDQLQEILDTIAVYSNPSGFNQGMYSLHWKYWKELDLYHPRWSLRDLQIAEERYLRSCGVSALTSQLPKWTKIYPPFRGLARIATCKTVLQIVRAVLFYSVFTEKSTKSRAPDSVLLTALHLLALALDICFMQKESSNQSLYARDSIPLLLFADEEIDEGLTCGFGRQSLLSLLILLMKMHKEEGRENLLQAGSCNLSSLVGSLLKKFSEIDSCCMGKLQQLAPEILGYRTQSVPSSNTNSPSATSDIEKRKAKARERQAAILEKMRGEQSKFLASVDASMDEYDTEIGQQSEKPNVSDSAEQSETVCSLCHDFSSSVPISFLILLQKSKLVSLIDRGPVSWDQPYWRDEHASTMSKRDLDQSRLCTSSAGSGVISSPQLAELIQNAVREYANQGLPGEVGAFLDFVKSHFPPLRNIQGPGTSNVKGEKIIFSYDKLEEDIYLSVRKDTHDTVHSKLNENEIFSEVVSGEDTKSVLHVKFLAALSRELAENHSTSESAHDVPRLIGSLQPTAFNEIGPTDCDGIYLSSCGHAVHQGCLDLYLSSLKERFARRIVFEGGHIVDPEKGEFLCPVCRRLANSTLPAFPRETQKIWNPSMCSVWSLSHVSGHLSKPSEKVNPLYVQQAVALLKSAAKAVGKNKVLTDISVHRLRKVNCNLEAVSLVLSKLYFSGKQDKLISSARVNPSILMWDTLKYSIISMEIAARSKTDMNLNIDHNTLYKELKSSGGFILSLLLKVIQSVKCEDSLLMLQRFCGIQRFADSICSGICNEDASNSCGRGILHILTSLCVELPQFDIQFLSRGSDPVLTHDPFASLMWVLFCLPFPFLSCKESLLSFVHMFYLVSVAQAIITSCIKYEGKVDGLGSSDCLIADICKIMGESEYARWYFVSNYTEPSCNVKDMIRSLTFPYLRRCTLLLKVLNSSAQVPIFDGETALGTCLAGDNMIDNIALELNEIDKLEKMFEIPPLDAVIKDGASRSLVWKWFCHFNKEFEFQRSKNIMHCTPAVPFQLIHLPHVYHDLLQRYIKKRCPDCKHVIDDPALCLLCARLCSPSWKSCCRESGCQAHANICAAGTGVFLLIRRTTILLQRSARQSPWPSPYLDAFGEEDIEMRRGKPLYLNEERYAALSYMVACHGLDRNSKVLGQTTIGSVFVI comes from the exons ATGGACGATATGGATACTTGTTCGCCTTCTGAATCTGCTCCACTTAAGCCTCGTGATCGAATAGTGCTG CGGCTTGCTGTACTTGGAGTTCCTGATGAGCTATTGGATCAGCTTCAACCTGGTTTAGTTTCTTTTGTCAAGGACAACAAGTATCTGATACCGCAGCTGGTATCTGTAATTTTGCCTACTGATGTCGAAGTGGTAAAAGCTATACGAGAAGCTAAAGCAGGGTCCAAAAAATCTGTGACGGGCCCAACCATGAAAAATCAATTCCGTGAGAGTATGACGTGGTTACAGTGGTTGATGTTTGAAGGTGAACCAGCTTCTGCTCTGAAGAACCTGTCAAAAATGAGTGTTGGCCAGCGTGGTGTATGTGGTGCTGTTTGGGGACATAATGATATAGCTTACAGGTGCCGAACTTGTGAACACGACCCAACTTGTGCAATTTGTGTCCCTTGCTTTCAAAGTGGGAATCATAAGGACCACGATTACTCCATAATTCATACAGGTGGTGGTTGCTGCGATTGTGGCGATGTGACAGCATGGAAGCGGGAAGGTTTTTGCTCAAAGCATAAAGGTGCAGAACAGATACAACCACTCCCAGAGGAATTTGTTAAATCTGTAGAGCCTATACTCGATGTACTCTTCACTTGTTGGAAAAACAAACTCTTATCTGCTGAATATATCAGTGTGGAAGACTCTAAATTGAGTGATCGTGTTACAGAGCATAAAAAGGTTGCAAATGAGTTAACATTTGCTGTGGTTGAGATGCTTTTAGACTTCTGCAAGTACAGTGAAAGCTTACTCAGTTTTGTTTCAAAGAGGGTGATTTCTTCAGCTGGCTTATTGGATGTTTTGGTGGGGTTGGAGAGGCTATTAACTGAAAGTGTAGTGAAGAAAGTCCACGAGTTACTTCTTAAATTGCTAGGAGAACCTGCATTTAAGTACGAATTTGCGAAagtttttttgaattattatccAAATGTTATCAGTGAAGCAATAGAAGACAACAGTGACCACGTTCTGAAAAAGTATCCACTATTGCCAACTTTCTCAGTGCAAATATTCACTGTTCCAACACTTGCTCCTCGTTTGGTGGAGGAAATGAACTTATTGTCCATCCTTTTGGGATGTTTAGAAGATATATTCATTTCTTGTTCAAGCAAAAATGGGCGCTTGCAG GTTATAAAGTGGAGTAATTTGTGTGAAACCACGATTCGTGTAGCTGAAGATGTTAGATTTGTCATGAGTCATGCTGTAGTGCCCAGATATGTGATCTATGAGCAGCAAGATATTCTAAGAACTTGGTTGAGACTGCTTACTTTTGTGCAAGGCATGGATCCTCAGAAGAGAGAAACAGGCATCCatatagaagaagaaaatgaaaatatacaTTTACCTTTTGGTTTAGATCATTCTGTTGCCAACATCCACTCTTTATTGGTGAATGAAGCATTTTCTGCTGCTAGTAGTAGTAGCAGCAGTAGTGAAGATACAGCTGATGCAATGTCTTTCCAAACGTACAAGCCGAATCCAGATGACATAGATAGTGTTAGATATGCTAAAGTAGGACGTTTATCACAGGAAAGTGCTGCATGTAGTTTGTTGGGAAAGAGTACTACATCCACTTCTGCATCAAAAGTTGATGAAGTTCGTTTAGATACAATTTCACCAACTATTACGCGGCTGACTTACGAGTGCTTGAAGACCATTGATAGTTGGTTGGGAACAGAAAATGCATCTGGAGGTATTTCAAACATGTTTGATGAATACATTCGCATGGCCCCTAGTTGCATATTTTATTCATCTAGAAAAACCTCTGCCCTGGAACCAAAGAAAATGTCATCTAAGATGGGGAAAGGTAAGCTTGCTAGAAGAAGCAAAGACCATAatagccaatattcctcacGTATGTACAGTGGCCTTCAAATGAGTATTGACATTGAGCATGGTATAAGTCATGGAGAAGACAACCAATTGATGGATATGACTAATGATACAGTTACTGTTGAGGACTATGCCATGGAGATTGATGCACTAGATTATCTAAGCATGTCTTCTTGGCCAAACATAGTTTTTGATGTTAGTTCACAAGACATATCCATTCACATCCCATTACATCGGCTGCTTTCCTTGCTTTTACAGAAGGCATTGAGAAGCTGTTTTAGTGAATCTGTGGTGACAAATGCAACAGGTGCCAGCTCCTCAAATTTGTCATCTGAATCTGTGGACTTCTTTAGAAGTGTTCTTACAGACTGTCATCCATatggtttttcttcttttgtaatGGAGCATCCCTTACGCATTAAAGTTTTTTGTGCTGAGGTCAATGCTGGAGCATGGCGGAGGAATGGAGATGCAGCCCTATTATCTTGTGAGTTGTATCGATCAGTCCGCTG GTCAGAACAATGTCTGGAGCTTGATCTCTTTTTGTTGCAGTGCTGTGCGGCAATGTCTCCACCTGATTTTTATGTCAGTAGAATTTTAGAACGCTTCCAGCTATCAGACTATCTTTCCCTAAATGTTGAAAGCCCTAGTGA GTATGAGCCTATTTTAGTTAAAGAGATGCTCACATTAATCATACAAGTAGTCAATGAAAGGAGATTTTGTGGACTCACTGTAGCCGAAAGCTTGAAGAGAGAGTTGATTTACAAGTTAGCAATTGGAGATGCTACTCATAGTCAACTGGTGAAAGCACTTCCTCGTGATCTTTCCAAGTGTGATCAGCTACAGGAAATTCTAGATACAATTGCTGTGTATTCCAATCCCTCTGGATTTAATCAG GGGATGTATTCTTTACATTGGAAATATTGGAAAGAATTGGATCTGTACCACCCTCGTTGGAGTTTACGGGATCTGCAGATTGCTGAAGAACGATACTTGAGGTCATGTGGTGTCTCTGCTTTGACCTCACAGCTACCTAAATGGACTAAAATTTATCCTCCTTTTAGAGGATTGGCTAGAATAGCTACTTGTAAAACAGTCCTTCAAATTGTTCGTGCTGTTCTGTTTTATTCTGTTTTTACTGAGAAATCAACTAAATCACGCGCCCCAGATAGTGTCCTGTTAACTGCACTGCACTTGCTAGCGTTGGCATTGGACATTTGCTTTATGCAAAAGGAATCGAGTAATCAATCGCTTTATGCTCGAGATTCTATTCCCTTGCTTCTATTTGCTgatgaagaaattgatgaGGGTTTGACATGTGGTTTCGGCAGACAAAGCTTGTTATCTcttcttattttgttaatgaaaATGCACAAGGAGGAAGGTCGAGAAAACTTATTGCAGGCTGGAAGTTGCAACCTATCCTCTCTGGTTGGAAGCTTGTTGAAGAAATTTTCAGAGATTGATTCTTGTTGCATGGGCAAACTTCAGCAACTTGCGCCTGAAATTCTTGGTTACCGTACACAGTCTGTGCCAAGTAGTAATACTAATAGCCCAAGTGCAACTTCTGATATTGAGAAACGGAAGGCCAAGGCTCGAGAGAGACAGGCTGCTATATTG GAAAAAATGAGAGGTGAGCAATCTAAATTTTTGGCTAGTGTTGATGCCTCTATGGACGAATATGATACAGAAATTGGTCAGCAGTCTGAGAAGCCCAATGTCAGTGATAGTGCGGAACAGTCTGAAACTGTTTGCTCGCTTTGCCATGATTTTAGTTCCAGTGTTCCTATTTCTTTTCTGATTCTTTTGCAG AAATCAAAGCTTGTGAGTTTAATTGATCGAGGTCCTGTGTCATGGGATCAACCTTACTGGAGAGATGAACATGCCTCAACAATGTCAAAAAGGGACCTTGATCAATCTAGGTTATGCACCTCCTCTGCAGGTTCAGGAGTGATTTCATCTCCGCAGTTAGCTGAGCTCATTCAGAACGCAGTTAGAGAATATGCAAATCAAGGACTACCTGGGGAAGTTGGCGCTTTTCTGGATTTTGTCAAGTCTCATTTTCCTCCTTTACGAAACATCCAAGGGCCTGGTACTTCAAATGttaaaggagaaaaaataatattcagcTATGATAAGCTGGAAGAGGACATCTATTTATCCGTTCGAAAAGACACGCATGATACTGTACATTCTAAATtaaatgagaatgaaattttttctGAAGTTGTAAGTGGAGAAGATACTAAGTCTGTGCTGCATGTAAAATTTCTAGCTGCCCTATCAAGAGAACTGGCAGAAAATCATTCAACTTCTGAAAGTGCTCATGACGTTCCCAGGCTGATAGGATCTTTGCAGCCTACCGCATTTAATGAAATTGGACCCACAGATTGTGATGGAATTTATCTTTCTTCTTGTGGGCATGCTGTGCATCAAGGATGTCTTGATCTATACTTATCTTCTTTGAAGGAAAG GTTTGCTCGAAGAATTGTATTTGAAGGAGGGCATATTGTTGATCCTGAGAAG GGAGAATTTTTGTGCCCAGTCTGCAGACGCCTTGCAAATTCCACTTTGCCTGCATTTCCTAGGGAAACTCAAAAGATTTGGAACCCGTCAATGTGTTCAGTTTGGAGTTTATCACATGTTTCAGGTCATCTTAGCAAACCAAGTGAAAAAGTGAATCCACTTTATGTTCAGCAAGCAGTGGCTCTCCTTAAATCGGCAGCTAAGGCTGTTGGGAAGAATAAAGTTCTTACAGATATTTCTGTACATAGACTTAGGAAAGTGAATTGCAATCTCGAAGCTGTGTCCCTTGTTCTGTCTAAGTTATACTTTTCTGGGAAACAGGATAAGTTAATTAGCTCCGCCAGGGTTAATCCATCAATTCTTATGTGGGACACTCTCAAGTATTCCATCATATCAATGGAAATTGCTGCTCGTAGTAAGACCGATATGAATCTCAATATTGACCATAATACCTTGTATAAGGAGCTTAAAAGTTCAGGTGGTTTTATATTGTCATTATTGCTAAAAGTGATACAAAGCGTCAAGTGTGAGGATTCTCTCCTTATGCTTCAAAGATTTTGTGGTATTCAAAGGTTTGCAGATTCCATCTGCTCTGGAATTTGCAATGAAGATGCTAGTAACTCTTGTGGACGAG GTATCCTCCACATCTTGACCAGCCTTTGTGTGGAATTGCCACAATTTGATATCCAGTTTTTGAGCCGAGGATCTGATCCTGTTCTTACCCATGACCCATTTGCATCATTGATGTGGGTACTCTTTTGTCTTCCTTTCCCCTTCTTATCATGCAAGGAATCGTTGCTTTCCTTTGTGCATATGTTCTACCTAGTTTCTGTGGCCCAG GCTATAATTACATCTTGCATCAAGTACGAGGGCAAGGTAGATGGGCTGGGTTCTAGTGATTGCTTGATTGCTGATATTTGCAAAATTATGGGAGAGTCTGAATATGCTCGAtggtattttgtttcaaattacaCAGAGCCGTCTTGTAATGTCAAGGATATGATACGTAGCTTGACTTTCCCTTATCTTCGGAGATGTACACTACTTTTAAAAGTACTAAATTCTTCTGCACAAGTGCCAATTTTTGATGGAGAAACTGCTTTGGGAACATGTCTTGCCGGTGACAATATGATTGACAACATCGCATTGGAGCTCAATGAAATCGATAAGCTTGAGAAAATGTTCGAGATCCCTCCATTGGATGCTGTTATCAAGGATGGAGCCTCACGGTCACTTGTTTGGAAATGGTTTTgtcattttaataaagaatttgAGTTTCAGAGGTCTAAAAATATAATGCACTGCACACCTGCAGTACCTTttcaattaattcatttacCTCATGTTTACCACGATCTATTGCAGAG ATACATAAAGAAGAGATGCCCTGACTGCAAACATGTTATTGATGATCCTGCATTATGCCTACTATGTGCTAGACTGTGCTCTCCAAGCTGGAAATCATGTTGCAG GGAAAGTGGATGCCAAGCTCATGCAAATATCTGTGCTGCCGGTACTGGTGTATTTTTGCTGATTAGG AGGACGACAATTCTACTGCAGAGATCTGCACGTCAGTCTCCTTGGCCATCTCCTTATTTGGATGCTTTTGGTGAGGAG GATATTGAAATGCGTAGAGGAAAACCATTGTATTTGAATGAAGAGCGTTATGCTGCCCTATCATATATG gTTGCTTGTCATGGTCTTGATCGAAATTCAAAGGTTCTAGGCCAGACTACAATTGGGTCTGTCTTCGTGATTTAA
- the LOC111800486 gene encoding scarecrow-like protein 9 yields the protein MDPRLRRHGGSMNGILLDNGSFLVQSQEDGIGSIFQNTIMSHSFQEFNCLPPDPSPSNIASSSSVITSSSNDASHEEDYLEDCDFSDAVLRFINQILMEEDMEDKTCMLQDSLDLQAAEKPFYEVLGKKYPPSPEPNRSLANQYSDGFNEELCGDSSNYLIGYNNTSYYGDDNAFETQSGDVFRIRSTLGDTISPSSNSSSNRITNGADGWVDFSNNAIRVPEPNNRSQSIWQFQKGLEEASKFLPGGNNLCLDFEGNESATQGLDEGTSQMYVKSARNDQRKNLSLESRVRKNLHDEDGDLEEERSSKQAAISTESTLRSKMFDIVLLCSAGEGHDRLVSFRQELQNAKIKSMLQTGQLKESNGGRGRRKKQSGKKEVVDLRTLLISCAQAVAADDHRNASELLKQVRQHASPFGDGNQRLASYFADGLEARLAGTGSQIYKGLINKRTSAADVLKAYHLYLAACPFRKISNFTSNRTTMIASETATKLHVIDFGILYGFQWPTLIQRLSWRKGGPPKLRITGIEFPQPGFRPAERVEETGRRLAAYAETFNVPFEYNAIAKKWETITVEDLNIDQGEFIVVNCLYRAKNLLEESVTTESPRNTVLRLIHKINPNLFITGVVNGAYNAPFFVTRFREALFHFSAIFDMLETVVPREDWERMLLEREIFGREALNVTACEGWERVERPETYKQWQFRIMRAGFEQLPFHPEIFERAVEKVRSSYHRDFLIDEDSRWILQGWKGRIIYAISAWKPTQE from the coding sequence ATGGATCCACGCCTTAGACGACATGGTGGTTCCATGAACGGAATTCTTTTAGATAATggttcttttttggttcaatcACAAGAGGATGGTATTGGGTCTATATTTCAGAATACCATTATGAGTCATAGCTTCCAAGAATTTAATTGCCTTCCTCCTGATCCATCACCGAGTAATATAGCCTCAAGTTCCAGCGTTATCACCTCATCTTCGAATGATGCGAGTCACGAGGAGGATTATCTGGAAGATTGCGATTTTTCTGATGCTGTTTTGAGATTTATAAATCAGATTCTCATGGAAGAAGATATGGAGGACAAGACTTGCATGCTTCAAGATTCTTTGGATCTTCAAGCCGCTGAGAAACCATTCTACGAGGTTCTCGGGAAAAAGTATCCTCCTTCCCCGGAGCCAAATAGATCTCTGGCCAATCAATACAGTGATGGGTTCAATGAAGAACTTTGTGGAGATAGTAGTAATTACCTGATTGGTTACAATAATACTTCTTATTATGGTGATGATAACGCTTTTGAAACTCAGAGTGGAGATGTGTTTCGAATCAGAAGCACTTTAGGTGATACTATTTCTCCATCATCTAATAGCTCCTCAAATAGGATAACTAATGGGGCTGATGGGTGGGTGGACTTCTCGAATAATGCAATTCGAGTCCCTGAGCCTAACAACAGAAGCCAATCTATTTGGCAGTTCCAAAAAGGGCTTGAAGAGGCTAGCAAATTTTTACCCGGTGGAAACAACTTGTGTCTTGATTTTGAGGGAAACGAGTCAGCAACTCAGGGTTTGGATGAGGGAACGAGCCAGATGTATGTGAAGTCTGCAAGAAATGATCAGAGGAAGAATTTGTCGCTTGAGTCACGAGTAAGAAAGAATCTGCATGATGAGGAtggagatttggaagaagagagaagcaGCAAGCAAGCAGCTATATCTACCGAGTCAACCTTGCGATCTAAGATGTTTGATATTGTGTTGCTTTGTAGTGCAGGGGAGGGGCACGATCGGTTAGTTTCATTTCGACAGGAATTACAGAATGCTAAAATCAAAAGCATGCTGCAGACTGGGCAACTAAAAGAGTCTAATGGTGGGAGAGGTCGTCGGAAGAAGCAAAGTGGGAAAAAGGAGGTTGTGGATTTGAGAACGCTTCTGATTAGCTGTGCTCAAGCTGTTGCAGCTGATGACCATAGGAATGCTAGTGAGCTTCTAAAGCAGGTCAGGCAACATGCTTCTCCCTTTGGAGATGGAAATCAGAGACTGGCGAGTTATTTTGCCGATGGTCTGGAGGCACGCTTGGCAGGTACTGGTAGCCAAATTTACAAAGgtctaattaataaaagaacatCTGCTGCTGATGTTTTGAAAGCCTATCACCTGTATCTTGCGGCATGCCCATTTAGGAAGATCTCTAATTTTACTTCAAACAGGACTACAATGATTGCTTCTGAGACTGCAACTAAGCTTCACGTCATAGATTTTGGTATTCTTTATGGTTTTCAGTGGCCTACTTTAATCCAGAGACTGTCATGGAGAAAAGGAGGACCTCCAAAGCTTCGGATTACTGGAATAGAATTTCCCCAGCCTGGCTTCCGTCCAGCAGAGAGAGTTGAGGAGACAGGCCGTCGGTTGGCAGCCTATGCAGAGACTTTTAACGTGCCATTTGAGTATAATGCCATAGCAAAAAAATGGGAAACTATTACAGTTGAAGATCTCAATATCGATCAGGGTGAGTTCATAGTTGTTAATTGTTTGTATCGAGCTAAAAATTTGCTTGAGGAGAGTGTTACTACAGAGAGTCCTAGAAATACTGTTCTTAGATTGATACACAAAATTAATCCTAACTTATTCATCACTGGCGTTGTCAATGGGGCATACAATGCTCCTTTCTTCGTTACCAGATTTCGAGAGGCCTTGTTTCACTTTTCTGCTATCTTTGATATGCTTGAAACTGTTGTACCTCGTGAGGATTGGGAGAGAATGCTATTGGAGAGAGAGATCTTTGGTAGGGAGGCTTTAAACGTTACAGCATGTGAGGGATGGGAGAGAGTGGAAAGACCAGAAACATACAAGCAATGGCAATTCCGGATCATGAGGGCTGGATTTGAGCAACTTCCTTTTCATCCTGAGATTTTTGAGAGGGCTGTTGAAAAGGTGCGGTCAAGTTACCACAGAGATTTTTTGATTGATGAAGATAGTAGATGGATACTTCAGGGATGGAAAGGTCGAATTATATATGCCATCTCTGCATGGAAACCTACTCAAGAGTGA
- the LOC111800991 gene encoding transcription factor AS1-like produces MATSNGGFLQTDSSTPPPSLPPWLSNSNSSSSLRPPSPSVTLTLSSPTVPAYSPIPWLQQPERIPETMPLVLGNIAPQMTMPSCGGSLFASELVECCRELDEGHRAWASHKKETAWRLRRQELQLESEKASRIRQKMEEVEGKVKAVREEEKIALERIEAEYKEQLAGLRKDAEAKEQKLAEQWAAKHLSLTKFLEHMGCRTKISESSGR; encoded by the coding sequence ATGGCCACTTCCAATGGAGGCTTTCTTCAAACTGATTCATCAACGCCACCACCATCTCTTCCTCCATGGCTTTCAAACTCCAACAGCAGCTCATCGCTCCGACCGCCTTCCCCGTCCGTCACCTTAACACTCTCTTCCCCCACAGTTCCAGCCTACTCTCCCATCCCCTGGCTGCAGCAGCCAGAGAGAATCCCAGAAACCATGCCTCTTGTGTTAGGCAACATAGCACCTCAAATGACCATGCCATCGTGTGGTGGAAGCCTCTTCGCTTCAGAGCTCGTCGAATGCTGCCGAGAGCTCGATGAGGGCCACCGTGCTTGGGCATCGCACAAGAAGGAAACAGCATGGAGGTTAAGGAGACAGGAGCTGCAATTGGAATCAGAGAAGGCCTCCCGAATTCGACAAAAGATGGAGGAGGTTGAAGGGAAAGTGAAGGCtgttagagaagaagagaagattgCTTTGGAGAGGATTGAAGCTGAGTATAAGGAGCAATTGGCTGGGTTGAGGAAAGATGCAGAGGCCAAAGAACAGAAGTTAGCTGAGCAATGGGCTGCAAAACACTTGAGCCTCACCAAGTTTCTTGAACACATGGGCTGCAGAACTAAAATTTCAGAGTCCAGTGGGAGGTGA